A section of the Pochonia chlamydosporia 170 chromosome 2, whole genome shotgun sequence genome encodes:
- a CDS encoding integral inner nuclear membrane protein Ima1 (similar to Beauveria bassiana ARSEF 2860 XP_008595817.1) → MARFRAAKYLTCFYCGRRSNLKFDGTIRDFLCLHCDATNYLDENGEITDPPVATEREAEAVQYAAPQSPTPSLTDEIFCQTCLKNQHLFTKSLAQYFPDDPSDPDFPELERNYYRYRRNLEKRYPQVCSDCTEKVEDRIRQAGYTAKTDHLRRMVNLSRGRKTRRRTTLDWINTLGKTLWRTGFVLQFLWHFAMITQALQQSDDGMYDPDDQSLYGTAISWLKGIVARLPATNTLIQSSIWTGILAAWWNPHFVQVNRGFTRHLLGFTQWYSFQGLTIFFRFIFRGVAGVNAQTTDSGTAKLGAHVAMTAVMLVIYALAGRSIRVDTTPLFATYNKPLVRKEAKSPTRRPLEDSKTFSELVNDALDSANATPQKPSIPDHSPSPQSPFNPLRPQSSLQPAFVGMGLSETPTKRAQQLQYDEEMDWSPVTPQHRALNNNLTPSTNKFGRTNGEPLSPPEAQKSPFWYKVPAAPANPAQRLRKPIWSTAPKQEPVETGKVMFTRRGHQPSSSQSSLASDMNGGVEFKQPSFFAPQRDHDASSLADLLSQSFTLGQDQQDNDENNTEQRALNLTGTVAGQPARRSDAQSTILMILLSCWLLTMFVPMPFSWELQLTTLFAAGVIALRATGDTSSIVSSSSPGPAVYILSALGVAELAAICWLGSEIWSGESPPVEWYGVGVLASMLGHQALRGVM, encoded by the exons ATGGCGCGCTTCAGGGCTGCCAAGTACCTGACCTGCTTCTACTGTGGCAGGAGGTCAAACTTGAAGTTTGATGGCACCATCCGCGACTTTTTGTGTCTGCATTGTGACGCGACGAATTACCTAGATGAG AATGGCGAAATCACAGATCCTCCCGTCGCAACCGAGCGTGAAGCGGAAGCAGTTCAATACGCCGCGCCACAATCTCCTACGCCCTCGCTAACGGACGAAATCTTTTGCCAAACCTGCCTTAAGAATCAGCACCTATTCACAAAGTCATTGGCCCAATATTTTCCGGATGACCCCTCCGACCCAGACTTCCCCGAGCTGGAGCGCAATTACTATCGTTACCGACGGAACCTCGAGAAACGATACCCTCAAGTGTGTAGCGATTGCACTGAAAAAGTAGAGGACAGAATTCGCCAAGCTGGCTATACGGCCAAAACGGACCATTTGCGCCGCATGGTGAACTTGAGCCGGGGCCGAAAGACGAGAAGACGAACAACGCTTGATTGGATCAACACACTCGGCAAGACCTTGTGGCGGACAGGCTTTGTGCTGCAGTTCTTGTGGCATTTTGCCATGATTACCCAGGCGTTGCAGCAGAGCGATGATGGGATGTATGATCCAGACGACCAAAGTTTATACGGCACGGCTATCTCTTGGCTTAAAGGCATCGTGGCCCGTTTGCCTGCCACGAATACCTTGATTCAATCTAGCATTTGGACTGGTATTTTGGCTGCATGGTGGAACCCGCACTTTGTGCAGGTCAATCGTGGATTTACCAGACATTTGCTGGGCTTCACTCAGTGGTACTCCTTTCAGGGATTGACCATCTTTTTTCGCTTCATCTTTCGTGGCGTGGCGGGCGTGAATGCGCAAACGACGGATTCTGGTACTGCCAAACTCGGCGCGCATGTTGCCATGACTGCGGTGATGCTAGTA ATCTATGCGTTGGCAGGCAGATCCATTCGTGTTGACACCACGCCTCTCTTTGCAACATATAACAAGCCACTGGTACGGAAAGAAGCCAAGTCACCTACGCGTCGACCGCTTGAGGATTCAAAAACATTCTCTGAACTTGTAAACGACGCTCTCGATTCCGCAAACGCAACACCTCAAAAGCCGTCAATACCAGATCACAGCCCATCACCCCAGTCGCCATTCAACCCTCTGCGACCACAAAGCAGCCTGCAGCCAGCCTTTGTTGGAATGGGCCTGTCGGAGACTCCCACAAAACGAGCGCAGCAGCTCCAGTACGATGAAGAAATGGACTGGTCGCCGGTTACACCACAGCACCGTGCGCTGAACAATAACCTGACTCCCTCGACCAACAAATTCGGTCGAACCAATGGCGAACCTTTATCACCTCCAGAAGCACAGAAGAGCCCGTTCTGGTACAAGGTTCCAGCAGCTCCCGCCAATCCAGCGCAACGACTGCGCAAACCTATCTGGTCGACGGCTCCAAAACAGGAACCTGTGGAGACAGGTAAGGTCATGTTTACAAGAAGAGGACACCAACCCAGCTCTTCCCAGAGTAGTCTTGCTAGCGACATGAATGGAGGTGTAGAATTCAAGCAGCCCAGTTTCTTTGCACCGCAAAGAGACCACGACGCAAGCTCTCTTGCGGATTTACTCAGTCAGAGCTTCACCTTgggccaagaccaacaagacAATGATGAAAATAATACCGAACAAAGggccttgaacttgactggCACTGTTGCTGGCCAACCTGCTAGGCGGTCAGATGCCCAATCCACAATTCTCATGATACTCCTTTCATGTTGGCTGCTAACCATGTTTGTTCCCATGCCATTTTCCTGGGAGCTACAACTCACAACCCTTTTTGCAGCTGGTGTCATAGCTCTTCGGGCCACAGGAGACACGAGCAGCATTGTTAGCAGTTCGTCGCCTGGTCCAGCTGTGTACATACTATCTGCTCTTGGAGTGGCTGAACTTGCCGCCATTTGCTGGCTTGGGTCTGAGATTTGGAGTGGGGAGTCGCCACCAGTCGAGTGGTATGGTGTTGGGGTGCTTGCGAGTATGCTCGGGCATCAGGCTCTTAGGGGGGTAATGTAA
- a CDS encoding glycosyl transferase (similar to Metarhizium acridum CQMa 102 XP_007812148.1) has product MIFKDAVSPRRRTALIRKAYRNTPLISTIAIIIFLVYCFRVQLHQFIDYARQTNPWSGQRQIEQAFTPTDTELACLHGSSTNQTDAIPNVVRFIYIFTEPLARKHGIQFDFINYLAVRSAIVSLKPDAIYLHYAFISPSGSTIKSKFDPTSNPWIRRLRNDIHLVQHTIENPYGQPIPHIADVMRLQILRDNGGIYLDTDSFALKPFTSILNPPRPHDVVLGYEGGNRWGMCNAVIAARKNSTFIHDWLNEYMTGKPHREWNYRSVLFPKELADRKPDDVCALSPSAFFWPTWTWGHVTWMHETLSEKEAKYWEGEIERNGGALFDGQLAYHAWNQMAATRYLDGLSPGVVRTKDTRFNLLMRRFLEHDL; this is encoded by the coding sequence ATGATCTTCAAAGACGCAGTCTCTCCGCGACGGAGAACTGCTCTCATCCGAAAAGCATACAGAAACACCCCCCTCATATCAACGAtagccatcatcatcttcctaGTGTACTGTTTCCGCGTACAACTACATCAGTTCATAGACTACGCACGCCAGACGAACCCCTGGTCAGGACAGCGCCAAATAGAACAAGCCTTCACCCCGACCGACACAGAACTAGCTTGCCTCCATGGCAGCTCAACAAACCAAACAGATGCCATTCCCAATGTCGTGCGCTTCATATACATTTTCACAGAACCTCTTGCTCGGAAGCACGGGATTCAATTCGACTTTATAAACTACCTCGCCGTTCGAAGCGCCATCGTATCCCTCAAACCCGACGCCATCTACCTCCACTACGCATTCATCTCACCCTCCGGCAGCACCATCAAGTCCAAATTCGATCCCACCTCCAACCCATGGATCAGACGCCTCCGCAACGACATCCATCTCGTCCAACACACAATCGAGAATCCCTACGGCCAGCCCATCCCCCACATCGCCGACGTAATGCGCCTCCAAATCCTCCGTGACAACGGCGGCATATACCTCGACACCGACTCGTTCGCCCTCAAGCCATTCACCAGTATCCTCAACCCACCACGGCCGCACGACGTTGTGCTAGGCTACGAAGGCGGCAACAGATGGGGCATGTGTAACGCCGTCATTGCGGCGCGCAAAAACAGCACCTTTATACACGATTGGTTGAACGAGTATATGACGGGCAAACCGCATCGCGAATGGAACTACCGAAGCGTTTTGTTTCCTAAGGAGTTGGCGGACCGGAAGCCAGATGATGTTTGCGCCTTGTCACCGAGTGCGTTTTTCTGGCCGACTTGGACGTGGGGCCATGTTACTTGGATGCATGAGACGTTGAGCGAGAAGGAGGCGAAGTATTGGGAGGGCGAGATTGAGAGGAATGGAGGAGCGTTGTTTGATGGCCAGTTGGCGTATCATGCTTGGAATCAgatggcggcgacgaggTATCTCGATGGGTTGAGCCCGGGGGTTGTGAGGACGAAGGATACGAGGTTTAATTTGCTGATGAGGCGGTTTTTGGAGCATGATTTATAG
- a CDS encoding MFS monocarboxylate transporter protein (similar to Togninia minima UCRPA7 XP_007917339.1) — MAAVAPSAALHAASCTPNPQDEEHATDVDVIHNAEQKLPIDPPDGGLKAWLQVAASFALYFNHLGLVNSFGTFQSYYTSHLTPSNPPSPSSISWIGSIQIFLLMSVSVIIGPLYDMGHCRALIATGTILISTGFMLTSISTTYWQILLAQGICIGLGTSFISVPSIAIVPLYFRKRRARAMSLATVGSGLGSTLYPLMFQNLQASIGFGWAMRAMGFLSLVLCAFAVLAIRPIPPSTPSWKHGSVSIKWFIDTSAFSEKTYLLYCAAIFFNNLVFFNSPYYLQSYALTHGMSTSQLAHYLIAILNACTIPGRIIPSFFADKFGPLDTFIIVCAFASASIFYWISATTAAGNIAFAVIYGFFSGGVVALATVVITSITPDLGRLGTRLGMVSIIKGVGSLVGPPISGAILSATGKYLGIQLFAALGLMLTTVFSVALRIVLVRREIKALPEQGMMHPESDGETAAART; from the exons ATGGCTGCCGTTGCACCCTCTGCAGCACTTCACGCCGCATCTTGTACTCCAAATCCTCAAGATGAGGAACACGCCACCGACGTCGATGTCATACACAATGCAGAGCAAAAGCTGCCGATTGACCCTCCGGACGGTGGTCTAAAAGCATGGCTCCAGGTAGCAGCCTCCTTTGCCCTCTACTTCAACCATCT CGGCCTCGTCAACTCCTTCGGCACCTTTCAATCCTACTACACCAGCCACCTCACACCATCCAATCCACCCTCCCCCTCATCAATATCATGGATCGGCTCCATCCaaatcttcctcctcatgTCCGTGTCCGTGATAATCGGCCCCCTCTACGACATGGGCCACTGCCGCGCGCTCATCGCCACAGGcaccatcctcatcagcaCAGGCTTCATGCTCACGTCCATCAGCACCACGTACTGGCAAATTCTACTCGCGCAAGGAATATGCATCGGCCTAGGAACGTCCTTCATCTCCGTGCCGAGCATAGCCATCGTGCCGCTGTATTTTCGTAAGCGTCGTGCAAGAGCCATGTCTCTCGCCACTGTGGGCAGTGGGCTAGGCTCAACTTTGTACCCGTTGATGTTTCAGAATCTCCAGGCAAGTATTGGGTTTGGGTGGGCGATGCGCGCAATGGGGTTTCTGTCTCTTGTTCTATGCGCCTTTGCTGTGCTCGCCATTCGTCCGATCCCACCGTCCACACCAAGCTGGAAGCACGGTTCCGTGAGCATAAAATGGTTCATTGATACGTCTGCGTTTTCAGAAAAGACATACCTCCTCTACTGCGCggcaatcttcttcaacaacctcgtcttcttcaactcaCCGTACTATTTGCAGTCGTATGCCCTCACACACGGCATGTCCACCTCCCAATTAGCACACTACCTCATTGCCATTCTTAACGCGTGCACCATCCCCGGCCGTATTAttccctccttcttcgcagATAAGTTTGGCCCATTGGATACGTTCATTATCGTGTGCGCATTTGCTTCTGCAAGCATATTCTACTGGATCAGTGCGACGACTGCCGCGGGCAATATTGCATTTGCCGTCATTTATGGCTTCTTCTCCGGTGGCGTAGTTGCCTTGGCCACGGTGGTGATTACTTCGATTACGCCTGATTTGGGAAGACTAGGGACCAGATTGGGCATGGTGAGCATCATAAAGGGCGTGGGGTCGTTGGTTGGACCGCCTATTTCCGGTGCTATTTTGAGCGCGACGGGCAAGTATTTGGGTATACAGCTGTTTGCGGCGCTTGGGTTGATGCTTACGACGGTGTTTTCGGTGGCGTTGAGGATCGTGCTTGTAAGGAGGGAGATTAAGGCTTTGCCTGAGCAGGGTATGATGCATCCAGAGAGTGATGGGGAGACGGCAGCGGCGAGGACATGA
- a CDS encoding conserved membrane protein (similar to Metarhizium acridum CQMa 102 XP_007812147.1) — protein sequence MNATTSIKHPRPLLLTIRFSTSIPDLDLDVSSPSTTTVLSLKHLLRTRLTTRNRLRLIYQGRILPDSAALSSVLKPSLQPPPPPSSSASPNADTKGKGKGVEGAPLRIYVNCSIGDELSPQELAAEETSASNPPEEAAAEPSNPSARTRPRPRGFDRLLQAGFTSSEISTLRTQFSSIQTERFTPDSMPSPDSMRRLEDAWIDNNAGELPSAASPLEDELSNMSTVLDVLIRGMMIGFFFPLGSITWLLRQGLWSEKWQIFVGSGVVLSVTVGIVMGISGER from the coding sequence ATGAACgccacaacatccatcaaACACCCGCGCCCTCTCCTCCTAACCATCcgcttctcaacctccatccccgacctcgacctcgacgTCTCATCTCCGTCGACCACCACCGTCCTCTCACTCAAACACCTCCTCCGCACACGCCTCACCACCCGCAATCGCCTCCGCCTCATTTACCAGGGCCGCATCCTCCCAGACTCAGCGGCACTCAGCTCCGTCCTCAAGCCATCCCTCCAACCACCTCCcccgccatcatcatccgcaTCTCCCAATGCCGACacaaagggcaagggcaaaggagttgaaggcgcCCCTCTCCGAATATACGTCAACTGCTCCATAGGCGATGAGCTCTCCCCTCAGGAACTCGCCGCGGAAGAAACCTCCGCTTCAAACCCACCGGAGGAAGCTGCAGCAGAGCCATCCAACCCTTCGGCCCGTACGCGTCCCCGTCCGAGAGGGTTTGATCGTCTTTTACAAGCGGGTTTTACGTCATCGGAGATATCTACCCTCCGGACACAGTTTTCTTCTATACAAACAGAGAGGTTTACGCCGGATTCCATGCCCTCGCCCGATAGTATGAGAAGGCTCGAGGATGCTTGGATCGACAATAATGCGGGGGAGCTGCCGAGTGCGGCTAGCCCGTTGGAGGATGAGCTGAGTAACATGTCTACTGTGTTGGATGTGTTAATACGTGGAATGATGATTGGGTTCTTCTTTCCCCTGGGGAGTATTACTTGGCTGTTAAGGCAGGGACTTTGGAGCGAGAAATGGCAAATTTTCGTGGGTTCTGGCGTTGTATTGAGCGTTACGGTTGGCATTGTTATGGGTATTTCTGGGGAGAGGTAG